GGTATACGGAATCAGCACATCGGCTGGCCCTTCGGCGATATGCAGCCTGTCAGCGGTAATATCGAACTCCGCCTGGAACGCCGCGCACGCATCGCGATAGCGTTTCTCGATGGTCTCGGTGAGCTGATAGACCGGGTCGGAAGCCGACAGCATCGGCGATGGATGGGCGCTGATCACGTGCAGCTCGCCTTTGGCCAGGCTGGCAATGTCATAGCCATGGTCGATGATGCTGGCATGCAGCAGGCGATGAGCTTCATCCTGGTTGCCGACATCCACGGCGGCCAGGATCTTGCCGTCAGTCCAGGGCCGCTCGCTCTTGACCATCAGAACTGCGCACGGGCACTCACGCAGCAGTTTCCAGTCGCTGGGCGTCAGCAATGCCTTGCGCAGGGGATTGTCCGGGCGATGCTCCTTGATCACCAGTTCACAGCCTTCGGCCTGTTGCACATGGATGATCGACCTGTGCAGGTTGTCCTTCCAATGCTGCTCGTGGGTGACACTGTCGTAACCGTCGTCGTGCAACTGGCTGCTGAGCAAGCTGAGCAGCGCGTCATGATCCTGCTTTTTGTCGCACATCAGCAGGTGCAGGCGCGCACCGGTCACCCCGGCGATCAGTTTGGCCCGGGTCAGGGCCCGGCTATGGGCGTGCTCGGGGTCGAGGACGACGAGGATGCTGCGCACGGCTTGCATGGGCGTGAACTCCTTTCGCGGATGGCGACCAATGCCTGACTATAGACGGCGCGGCGGCTGCCGCCGGTTGACCTGCATCAAGCATAGTCACTGGCGCTCGCCAGCGCCGCCGGTATAATCGCCGGTCCCGCCGATGTCCCCTGCGATTGTGAGTACCATGTCCCTGATTCCTGAAATCGATGCCTTCCTGGGTTGCCGCACCCCTGACGCCTGGATCGAGGCGGCACTGGCCGACCAGGAAACCCTGCTGATCGATCACAAGAATTGCGAGTTCAAGGCCGCCAGCACGGCGCTGAGCCTGATCGCCAAGTACAACACCCACCTCGACCTGATCAACATGATGTCGCGCCTGGCCCGCGAGGAGCTGGTGCATCACGAGCAGGTGCTGCGCCTGATGAAGCGTCGCGGCGTGCCGCTACGGCCGGTGTCGGCCGGGCGCTATGCCTCGGGGCTGCGGCGGCTGGTGCGGGCGCATGAGCCGGTGAAACTGGTGGACACCCTGGTGGTGGGGGCCTTTATCGAGGCGCGCAGCTGCGAGCGTTTCGCCGCTCTGGTGCCGCACTTGGACGAGGAACTCGGCACTTTCTACCACGGCCTGCTCAAGAGCGAGGCGCGGCACTATCAAGGCTATTTGAAACTGGCCCACCAGTACGGCGACGAAGCGGACATTGCCCGAGTGGTGGAGCAGGTGCGCGAAGCGGAGGTCGGGCTGATCACCTCGCCCGACCAGGAACTGCGCTTCCACAGCGGTATTCCCCAGGCTCAGGCCGCCTGAGCTATTGCCGGCGACCGAGCAGCAGCCCGACCACCAGGCCAAAGCCTGCGGAAATTGCCACGGTCTGCCAGGGGTGGCCACCGATGTACTCCTGGGTTGCCTCGACCACCGGCTGCGCCTTCTGGCCCAGGCGGCTGGTGGCATCGCGCGCCTGGCGCAATTTGAGCCCCAACTGCGCGCGCATGCCTTCGGCTTCCTCGCCGACCAGCGACGCGCTGTCGCTGAGCAGCTTCTCGGATTCCTCGATCAATGCCTGCAGTTCGCTGAAGACCTGATCCTTGATCTGGTCGTTGTTGCCTTGCGCAGCGGTTTTCCTGGCCATGTACACATCCTCGTGAAGGGTTGGGCGTTGAACAATGGATGCCACGCTGCCGGGAAAGTTGCAGCGGCGTACCGGTGGCGCGTCGACGCAGTGTAAGATAGCGCCCATTTTCCAGCGGCAGGTAATACCCCATGAGTTTCAATCTGGCCAACATGAGCTTCCAGGAACGGGCGCAGATCGAGGCAGAAAAGGCCCGCTTGTTCGACTACTGGCAGAACAACCTGGGCAAGGCCAAGGGCGAGGCGGCGCGCCTGATCGCAGAAAAGCCACGGCGCAAGGGCAAGTGGGCCGAGTGGGTGCGTGCCGAACTCGACGGCATGTCGCCGCCGGAGTTCAACCAGCTGGTGCGCAGCGAGGTGAACAAGATGATGGCCGCCGCCAGCGCCAACCGCTGACTCAGGTGACGCATTGCGGTAGGGCGGCGCGAGCCTTCCGGCTTTCTTTTGAACAGGAGTTCCCAGGATGCCCAGATCCACCGTTGCCGCCTTGCAGATCGGTTCGCTGCCCGGCGGCAAGGCCGCCACGCTGACGCAGATCCTCGACTACGAACAGGCCATCCAAGAGGCCGGCGCCAGCCTGGTGGTGATGCCCGAGGCCTTGCTCGGCGGCTATCCGAAAGGCGAAGGGTTCGGCACCCAGCTCGGCTACCGTATGCCCGAGGGGCGTGAAGCCTTCGCCCGCTATTTCGCCAACGCCATCGATGTACCGGGGCCCGAGACCGAGACTTTGGCCGGCCTGTCGGCACGCAGCGGGGCGAGCCTGGTGATCGGCGTGATCGAGCGCAGCGGCAATACCTTGTACTGCACGGTGCTGTTCTTCGAACCGGCCGCCGGCCTGGTGGCCAAGCACCGCAAGCTGATGCCCACTGGCACCGAGCGGCTGATCTGGGGCAAGGGCGATGGTTCCACGCTGCCGGTAATCGAAAGCCGTGCCGGGCGCATCGGTGCGGCGGTGTGTTGGGAGAACTACATGCCGCTGCTGCGCACCGCGATGTACGCCAAGGGTGTGCAACTGTGGTGCGCGCCGACCGTGGACGAGCGCGAGCTGTGGCAAGTGAGCATGCGCCATATCGCCGCCGAGGGGCGTTGTTTCGTCATCAGCGCCTGCCAGGTGCAGGACTCGCCCGCCGCACTGGGCCTGGAGCTGGCCAACTGGCCGGCCGAACGGCCATTGATCAACGGCGGCAGCGTGATCGTCGGCCCTCTCGGCGAGGTGCTGGCCGGGCCGCTGGTGGGCGAGCGTGGCCTGCTCTGCGCCGAGGTCGATACCGACGAGCTGGTGCGTGCGCGCTATGACTTCGACGTGGTCGGCCACTATGCCCGACCGGACGTGTTCGAACTCAGCGTGGACGAGCGTCCGCGGCCTGGGGTGCGTTTCGTCGGTTGACCCAGTGCTGGCGAGTGATCTGCCTACTCTGCCTGTACAGCTACCTACCAGCCGGCGCCAGCGGTCGCCGGCAAGTCAAGTTTGCCTTTGTCGGTGAAGCGCACGGTGCCCAGCGGCCCTCCCGCCAGCTTGCCGCGCAATACATAGGGCAGGCCCTGCAGCGAATCCACCCGGCTCAGGCCATAGGCCTGGCGCAGGAAGGCGAAGGCGGTGACGCTCACCGGCACCACCAGCACCGCCTCGTCGTAGCGACCGATATGCCCGCGCTGATCGCTTACCCCGGCCGCCAGCGGCTGGTCGTTGACTTCCAGGTTGAGGGCGATGCCGTTGAAGTCCACCGGAGTTTCGTTGGGGTTCTGCACGCGGATCTTCACCGCCATGCGCAGTTCCAGATCCTGGCCAGGCAACGGATCGATGCCGATCACGCTGATGTTCAGCGGATCGCGGCCCTGGAACAGGGCGCAGGCGTTCAGGCCAAGGGTCAGCAGCAGGATCAGGCAGATGCGGGCATACATGGGGATCTGGCCTTGTGCACGGGCAAGTCGGCAGTGTCGCAAATGCGTGGCGGCGATGAAAGCGGGGCCTGCCGACGTTGCGGGCCTAACGCGAGCCGAATGTCATGCGCAGGTCATCCATGAAGGCTTGCTGCGCCTCGCCGGGTGTTTGCCCGCGATGCCTGGCCAGGGTGAACGGCACCACGAAATCCAGCGAAGTATCCAGCGCCCGCAACAGGCCTTGGGCTTCCCAGGGCGCGGCGCAGTGACACGGCAGAAAGCCGATATGTCGTCCTGACAGGATGAATGTCAGCGCACTGTCGATCTGCTCTGCCACCGCCATGCTGTGGCGGCTCTGGAAGGGCGCGCCCTGTTTGAGAAAACGGTAAGGGTGGCTCACCTGATCGGCCTCGAGCAACTGCTCGCGGGTGACCTGTGCCTGGCTGAACAAAGCGTGACCCTTGCCGCAGTAAAGCCTCTGGCGCTCCTCGAACAGCGGCAGGTAGTCGAACGCCGCTTGGTTACCGGAGAAGTAGCTGATGGCGCAATCCAGGCGCTGCTCCAGTAGCAACCGTTCGAGTTCGGCCGGTGGCGCGCTGGTCAGCTCCAGGCGCACGCTCTCGTTACGCTGGCGAAACCGCGCGATGGCCTGGGCCAGGCGCAGGCTGACGTCACGGTCCTGGTTCTCGGCCAGGCCGATGCGCACGCTGCCCAGCAAACGCCCGGCAACACCGTTGGCCTGCTGGCGGAACTGCTCGATCTGCAGCAGCAGGCCGCGGGTCGCCTGCAGCAGCAACTCGCCTTTCTCGGTCAGCCGGAAGCCGCCCTTGCCCCGGCTGCACAGGCGATAACCCAGGCGGGTCTCCAGTTTCGCCATCTGCTGGCTGATGCTGGGTTGGCTGAGCCCGAGCACACCCTGGGCGGCGCTGAAGCCGCCGGCCTCGACTACAGTGACGAACAGCCGCAGCAGGTGCAGGTCCGGGTCGTGCAATTGTCCGAGCATCACATTGCTCCTGGTGAATGTCAGCTTCGCAAAGTTGCCATTTTAGCAATGTAACCCAGCAGGCATGCTGGCGGCATCCACCCCTATGCCGAGGTGCCCGCCATGCGTTCGACGTTGTGCCTGCTTTCACTGCTGATCGCCCTGCCGCTGCAGGCCGAAGAGAAGGTCGTCAACCTGTACAGCTGGGCCGACTATGTCGCTCCCCAGACACTTGCGCGTTTCGAGAAGGAGACCGGTTACAAGGTCCGCTACGACACCTTCGACACCACCGAGGTGTTGGAGACCAAGCTGCTCACCGGTGGCAGCGGCTACGACGTGGTGGTGCCGTCGGCCACGGTGCTGGCCCGAGCCCTCAAGGCCGGCGCCTTGCAGCCGCTGGAGGCGCAGGCGATGCCCGGCTATGCCAACCTCGACCCGGACCTGTTGGCCAAGCTGGCCGAGGCCGACCCCGGCAACCGCCATGCCGTGCCTTACACCTGGGGCACGCTGGGGCTGGGCGTGAACGTCGAGGCCGTGCGCCAGCGCCTGGGCGATGTGCCCCTGGACAGCCTCGACCTGCTGTTCAAGCCTGAGTACGCCAGCCGCCTGAAGGACTGCGGCATCGCCATGCCGGATTCGCCCCAGGAAGTGATCGGCGTGACCCTCAACTACCTGGGCAAGGATCCGTACAGCCAGGACAAGGCCGACCTGGACGCGGCACAGGCGCTGTTGCAGCAACTGCAGCCATCGATCAGCTATGTGGCCAACGGTCGCCAGATCAACGACCTGGCCAACGGCAGCGTGTGTCTGGCGCTCACCTACAACGGCGATGCCGCGATGGCCGCCGACCAGGCGCGCCGCGCGGGCAAGCCCTTCGAGCTGATCTACCGCATCCCCCGCGAGGGCACGCTGGTGTGGCAGGACAACTTGGTGATCCCCAAGGATGCACCGCATCCCGAGGCGGCCCGCGCTTTCATCGCCTTCATGCTGCGCCCCGAGTCGGTGGCGGCACTGACCAACACGTTGTTCTTCGCCAACGCCAACCAGGCCGCCACGCCGCTGGTGGACGCGGCGATCCGCAACGATCCGGACATCTACCCGTCGGCCGAGGTGCGCCAGCGCCTGTTCGCCGACCGCAGCATGGCGTTGGCCGACCTGCGCCAGCGCAACCGCCTGTGGACCGCCTTCCGCAGCCGCCAGTGAACGACAACGACAGGAGACAGACCGTGGACCTCGCCCAGGACAACGACCAGGCCATCACCCGTGACAGCCTCTATGGCACTGCCGCCGAGAGCACCTATGCGGGCATCACCAGCTTTTCCCGGCGCCGATACAGCCGCGACCTACGCGGTGTCGACGTGGTGGTCAGCGGCGTGCCGTTCGACACCGCCACCAGCAATCGCCCCGGCGCGCGCTTCGGCCCGCGGGCGATCCGCGCCGCCTCGGTGCAACAGGCCTGGGCCCGGCACTGGCCCTGGACGTTCGACCCGTTCGACCACCTGGCGGTGATCGACTATGGTGACTGCGCCTTCGATAGCGGTACGCCGCAGTCGGTGCCGCAGAGCATCGAGGCGCATGCCGAGCACATCCTCGAGGCCGGCTGCGCCATGCTCACCCTGGGCGGCGACCATTTCATCAGCTATCCGCTGCTCAAGGCCCATGCTCGTCGTCATGGTCCCCTGGCGCTGGTTCACTTCGACGCGCACAGCGACACCTGGCCGGACGAGGAGGGCCAGCGCATCGACCATGGCACGATGTTCTGGCACGCGGCGCGTGAAGGGCTGGTGGACCCGGCGCGCTCGGTGCAGATCGGCCTGCGCACCACCAACGACGATAGCCAGGGTTTCGCCATTCTCGACGCCCGCCAGGTGCATCGCCAGGGCACCGAGGCGATCGTCGCTGCCATCCGCCAGCGGGTGGGCGAGCGGCCGGTGTACCTGACCTTCGATATCGACTGCCTGGACCCGGCCTTCGCCCCCGGCACCGGCACGCCGGTATGTGGCGGCCTGAGCACGGTGCAGGCGCTGGAGATCCTCGGCGGGTTGCGCGGGATCAACCTGGTGGGCATGGACCTGGTGGAAGTGGCGCCGGCTTATGACCATGCCGATATCACCGCGCTGGCCGGCGCGACCCTGGCGATGGAGATGCTGTGCCTGTATGCGGCGCGGCACAAAGTGGATAGCGCTGGGTGATGCCAGGGCCGCGCTGCGGCCAATCGCCGTCAAGCCGGCTCCCACAGGAATGCGCTTGGCTTGAGGGCGGCGCGGTCGGTGTGGGAGCCGGCTTGCCGGCGATTGGGCTGCATGGCAGCCCTCAGGGGCGCATACTGAAACATCAGGACCCAAATTCATCCTATTGCGTCGAACCCAGCGCGCCGTAGGCTATCCAACCTTCGAGCGCGCCTTTTCGTACCGGAGGTGAAGCATGAATCCTACACTGCCAATCCTGGGCCTCGGCCTGTTGCTGGCGTTGCCACTTCACGCCGCGCCTTTGGCGCCGCCCCTGATTGCCGCGAACGACAGCAACAATCCCTACAACAGCCCGATCATGCGCGCCAACCCCAACAGCCGCCAGGGCAGCGTGCCGGCAATGCCGCCCGTACGCGGCCCGTCCACGCAACCCAACCCGCGTCCGCCCACCCTCGACAACCGAGGTATCGGCAACGGCGAAAACCTGCGCCGCGAGCAACAGACCCCGAACCTGGAACCCACCCGGCCACCACGCGATTCACCGCGCGTGCCGTGAGCCCTTGCGAAGGAAGCGAGCATGACGCCACGTATCTGGTTGACCACCCTGGCCGCCGCCAGCCTGTTCCCCCTGCTGGCGCAGGCCGCCGCCGAGCAGCATTACTCCAGCGAGGAGGGGGAGCTGACGGTAAGCACCATCGCCGATGGCCTGCGCAATCCCTGGGCGCTGGCCTTCCTGCCCGGCGGCAAGGATATGCTGGTCACCGAACGCCCCGGCAACCTGCGCATCGTCAATGCCGAGGGCAAGGTCGGGCCGCCGCTCTCCGGCGTGCCCAAGGTTTGGGCCGAAGGGCAGGGTGGCCTGCTCGATGTGGTGCTCTCGCCGGAGTTCGCCAAGGACCGAACCGTATACCTGTCCTATGCCGAAGAGGGTAGCGATGGCAAGGCGGGTACCGCCGTCGGTCGTGGCCAGCTGACCCAGGACCAGTCGCGCCTGGAGAACTTCACGGTGATCTTCCGCCAGCAGCCCAAGTTATCCGAAGGCAACCACTTCGGCTCGCGGCTGGTGTTCGACCGGGACGGCTACCTGTTCATCGCCCTGGGCGAGAACAACCAGCGTGCCACGTCGCAGGACCTGGACAAGCTGCAGGGCAAGATCGTGCGCATCCTGCCCGACGGCGAGGTGCCCAAGGACAACCCCTTCGTCGGCCGCGACAACGTACGCCCGGAGATCTGGTCGTTTGGCCACCGCAACCAGCAGGGCGCGGCGCTGAACCCCTGGACCGGCAAGCTGTGGACCCATGAGCACGGCCCGCGTGGCGGCGACGAGATCAACATCCCCAAGGCGGGCAAGAACTATGGCTGGCCGATCGCTACCCATGGCATCAACTACTCGTTGCTGCCGATCCCCGAGGCCAAGGGCAAGCACGTCGACGGTATGGTCGATCCGCACCACGTGTGGGAAAAATCACCGGGCATCAGCGGCATGGCGTTTTACGACAGTCCCACGTTCAAGGCCTGGGACCATAATCTGTTCATCGGCGCGCTGGCGACACAGGAGTTGATCCGGCTGAAGCTAGACGGCGACAAGGTCGTGCATGAAGAGCGCCTGTTGGGTGACCTGAAAGCCAGGATTCGTGACGTGCGGGTAGGGCCGGATGGCTATCTGTACGTGTTGACCGATGCCAAGGATGGCGCCTTGCTGAAGGTGGGGCTGACAGAGGGCTGATCGTCCCGGCGTAAGCCCTGGGGCAATGTTGTGGGAGCGGGCTTGCCCTGCGATGGCGTACCATGCGCGGCATGACTCCCGAATCCCTCTATCACAAGGCGCTCGCCGAGCGCGGCTTTTTCCCGGACCCGGCCCAGGCAGCGGCTGTGGCTGCCTTGCAGGCCTGCTTCGACGCCCTGTATCAGGGCCAGCCGACGCAAGGCCTGTACCTCTGGGGCCCGGTCGGGCGTGGCAAGACCTGGTTGATGGACCTCTTCCATCGCAGTCTGCAACTGCCGGCCCGGCGCCAGCATTTCCACCATTTCATGGCCTGGGTGCATCAGCGCCTGTTCCAGCTCAATGGCACCGCCGACCCGCTCGCGGCCCTGGCTCGGGCGCTGGCCGACGAGATACGGGTGCTGTGTTTCGACGAGCTGTTCGTCAGCGATATCGGCGATGCGATCATTCTCGGCCGTCTGTTCCAGGTGTTGTTCGATCACGGTGTGGTGATCGTCGCCACCTCCAACCAGCCGCCCGACCAGTTGTACCGCGATGGCTTCAACCGTGAGCGGTTCCTGCCGGCCATCGCCGCCATCGAGCGGCACATGCGCGTGCTGGCGGTGGCGGGGGAGCAGGACCACCGCCTGCATCCCGGCCTGCAACAGCAACGCTACTGGGTCAGCGAGGCAGGGCAACCGAGCGCGCTCGCCGAGGTGTTTTGCCAGTTGAGCCCGGCCGACCCAGGCAGTGAGCAGCCGCTGCAGCTCGGCTCCCGTCGTATCGGCGTGCTGCGCCGCAGCGCGCAGGCCATCTGGTGCGATTTCAGCGCCTTGTGCGAGCAGCCCCTGGCCGCCATGGACTTCATGGCCTTGTGCGACCGCTTTCCGGCGATTCTGGTCAGCGGCATTCCGGCCCTGGGTGGCGTCCAGCAGGCCGGGCGCATTGCCCGCGGTACCGAGGACGGGGCCGCCCGCGTCGAGGCCGGGGATCGCCAGTTGCCGACGCTGGCGCCGAAGGATGACAGTGTGCGGCGCTTCATTGCCTTGGTAGACGAATGCTACGACCGTCGGGTGTTGTTGTACCTGGAGGCCGAGGTGCCGCTGGAAGCGCTCTACACTCAAGGATATCTGGCGTTCCCGTACCAACGGACCCTGAGCCGGCTACGGGAGATGCAACTGCAACGCTTCGCCTGAAGGAGCCGACCATGGAGCCGCTGTCGCATCATCTGCTGACCCAGGCCTACAACAATGGCTGGGCCAATCACCGCCTGTACAAGGCTTGCCTGCAACTGACCCAGGACGAGTTCGTCGCCCCGCGCTGCAGTTTCTTCCCGTCGATCAAGGCCACCCTCAACCACCTGTTGACGGTGGACTGGTTCTACCTGGATGCGCTGGAGTGCGAGCAGCGCGGGCAAACGCCGGATCCGGACGGCGAGCGCTTCTTCCAACCCGAGCAACCCTTCGCCACCTGCACCGACCTGCAGGCCCAGCAGGCCCAGGCCGACCAACGTCTGATCGCCTATTGCCGGCATTTGCGTGATGACCAGCTGGGGCGCTATGTGAGCATCGTGCGACCGGACCGGGTGCAACAGGAGCAACGCGTGCGCCTGTTGTCGCACCTGTTCGAGCACCAGATCCACCATCGTGGCCAAGTGCATGCCATGCTCAGCGACACGGCGGTCCGGCCACCGCAGTTGGACGAGTTCTTCTGCGAGGAGGAGGCGTTGCTGCGGGTCGAGGACTTCGCCGCGTTGGGTTGGAGTGAGGCGCAGGTCTGGGGACGTCGCTGAGTGGTGCTCAGGCTGTTTTGTCTTCCGCTAGATCGTTGGCGGCCTGCACCAATTGCTCCAGTTGGTGGTAGACCTGGGCGCGGTCCATTTGCAGCAGGGACTGGCGATTCCATATGACCTGCAGGCCCGTGAGCGGGTCGACGCCGAGCACAGGCTTGCAGGTGTCCTGGCAGAACAGGTTCTGTTCGCCCCAGCGCACGTCGTCGATGGCCGACAGCTCGATGAACATCAGCAACTGATCCGCTGGATGCTCGGTCACATTGCACACATAGGGGCCTGCCCGCAGGCTGATCACCGGCTCGAAGGCCAAGGGTGGTTCCAGCTTCAGGGCTGCGTACAGTTGGGTCAATGCATAGTCATAGTTTGTGCCTGACATGGCGAGCTCTCGATCAAAGGGCCAGTCAAGGTAGTGAGTGCATGCCTGGCCGGATACCGGATGTCGTCGCCATTTTTTAGATTCTGGGCGCCCTGCCGTTCGCCATGCGCGTACTTCACATTGCCTTACAGGCTCTATTTATTTCCTACAAGCGATGGCGAATTGCCTTCCTGCCTGCGAGGACAATCCCTGCGTTCATTCGTGGGATGTCGCCGTAGTCTGGGGCCCTGTCTGCATCGATGAGACAAGGACTGTAAGGTCATTCAGAGCTTGCACGTTCCGTTGTTTGATCGGTGCGTAAAGGGCCCTACGGGAAGTAAGGCCTCGCATGATAAGGATTTCTCCAGTTGAGGGCTGGCGTGTGCAAGGTCGGCAGTTGGATGTTGTCGGGGCGGGATTCACGTCCCAAGGGCAGGAGGGCTTCTACGCGCTCGTGGCGGGTGAGCTGGTGCTGCGTGACATGGACGACATCATTCACCTACGGGCAGGCGAGCTGCTGTTCGTCAAGCGAGGAACCTATTTGGTGGCGACCCAATCGCAGGCATGCCAAGTGCTGTGGTTGCCACTGGACGTCAATTTCGTGCGAGCGTTTCTCCAGCGTCACGGCAATGACCTTGCTCATCTCGAGCGCCACGATGATACGGGTGTGAACACTCTGCGGATTCAGCCCTGCGCGATGGCGCAAGAATGCGTGACCCGTCTGGCGGCACTAGGAGGCGAAGGGGCCTCGTCGATGCTTGCGATGCTGCGTCTGGAAGAGCTGTTGCTGCTGCTCGTCTTCGGGTCGCAAGGGCAGACGTTGTTGGCGGCATTGCGACAGCAGGGCAATCGGCATGTCGATCGCCTGCACGGCTTCATGGAGCAGCACTACCTGCGCGACTGGCGTCTGGAGCAGTATGCCCAGGCCTTCGGTCTGGGGCTGACAGCGTTCAAGAGTTTGTTCAGTACCTTCTACAACACCTCGCCACGGGCCTGGATCACCGAGCGCAGAATCGTCCATGCGCACCATTTGCTGCTTAACACGCGTATGAGCATTGTCGACATCGCCATGGAAAGCGGCTTTTCCAGTCAGTCGTATTTCAGCCAGAGCTACCGTCGGCGGTTCGGGCGTACCCCCAGCGACGCCCGCCGTGGCTGATAACCCTTCTGCTCCCTGAGTTGCATGGACGAGGCCCTATGAACACACTTTTGAGTCGACTGGCCCGACGACTGGGCATGGCCCCCTGGCAGGCCGATAACAGCGGTGGTTACCAGCTGTGCATCGAGGGACATGCCCTGTCGCTCGAGCCACGCGGTACACAGCTGGTGATCCGTAGCCCACTGTCGTCGCAGGCGGGGCAAGGCGCCAGCCTCGACCCACGAGCCTTGCGCCGATCAATGGGCATGGTTACGGCGTGGGCGGCGCATTGTCCGCAGCGCCTGGCGCTGACACCTGCCGGAGAACTGCTGCTCGAAGCCTGGGTCGACCTGTCTTCGGGCGATGTCGACATCGTGGATCACGTATTGGGTGCTCAGGTCGAGCTGCTCGATCTGTTGTGCCATCGGCATTGCGATCCCGTGCCTGTGATCTGTCGGGGAGCCAGTGTATGGATGCCTTGAGATTGTTCGCTGCCGGGCTGGCGGCCCTACTGGCCAGCGTTGCCGCCCAAGGCGAGCAACTGGATTGGCCCCAGGAGCCGTTCCATTATGTCGCCCAGGGCGAAAGCCTGCGTGACGTGCTGGCCAACTTCGCCGCCAACTACCACGGAGCAGTGGTGGTCAGCGACAAGGTCAGGGATCAGGTGAGCGCCACCTTCGAGCAGCCGGACCCCGCGGCGTTTCTCGACCAGGTCGCCGTGCTCTTCAACCTGGCCTGGTACTACGACGGCGCGGTGCTCCATGTCGACAAGTCCAGCGAAGTACAGACCCGGCTCATTCACCTGGACAAGGTGCGCGAGCCGCAACTGCGCGTCGCCCTGCAGGAAGGTGGCGGCTGGACGTCGCGCTTCGCCTGGCGTGCCGCGGCAAATGGGCGGCTGGTGTATGCATCGGGTCCACCGCGTTACCTCGACCGGGTCGAGCTCACCGCCAAGGCGCTGGAGCAGCAGGCTGTGTTGCAGGATGAGCGCGGTGGCAGCCTGAACGTCGAGGTGATCGCCCTCAAGCATGCGGTGGCCGAGGATCGTCAAATCGACTATCGCGACCAGAAGGTGGCGGTACCCGGGGTGGCCACGCTCCTCTCCCGGATACTGGCGGACGCCGATGTCGGCGCGGTCGAGGGCCAGGCCATGGGGGCGCAAGCGCCGGTACGCCCCGGTCGAGCCGTGGTTCAGGCCGAACCGTCGCTCAACGCCATCATCGTGCGTGACCATGCCGAACGCATGCCCATGTACCGGCGCCTGGTGGCGGCACTGGACAGGCCGGCGGCGCGCATCGAGGTGGGGCTGACGATTCTCGACATCAATGCCGAACACCTGGCGGAACTGGGGGTGGAGTGGCAGGTCGGCATCGGTACCGGCAAGCATCAGTTGATCGACATCCGCACAAACGCAGGTCAGGCGCAGGGTGCGCTGGCCGGCAGCCTGGTCGACAGTCGTGGGGTGGACCGGT
This sequence is a window from Pseudomonas maumuensis. Protein-coding genes within it:
- a CDS encoding universal stress protein, with product MQAVRSILVVLDPEHAHSRALTRAKLIAGVTGARLHLLMCDKKQDHDALLSLLSSQLHDDGYDSVTHEQHWKDNLHRSIIHVQQAEGCELVIKEHRPDNPLRKALLTPSDWKLLRECPCAVLMVKSERPWTDGKILAAVDVGNQDEAHRLLHASIIDHGYDIASLAKGELHVISAHPSPMLSASDPVYQLTETIEKRYRDACAAFQAEFDITADRLHIAEGPADVLIPYTEKKLDAVVTIIGTVARTGISGALIGNTAEVVLDSLEGDVLVLKSEEATAHLAELARG
- a CDS encoding tRNA-(ms[2]io[6]A)-hydroxylase, coding for MSLIPEIDAFLGCRTPDAWIEAALADQETLLIDHKNCEFKAASTALSLIAKYNTHLDLINMMSRLAREELVHHEQVLRLMKRRGVPLRPVSAGRYASGLRRLVRAHEPVKLVDTLVVGAFIEARSCERFAALVPHLDEELGTFYHGLLKSEARHYQGYLKLAHQYGDEADIARVVEQVREAEVGLITSPDQELRFHSGIPQAQAA
- a CDS encoding DUF883 family protein; this encodes MARKTAAQGNNDQIKDQVFSELQALIEESEKLLSDSASLVGEEAEGMRAQLGLKLRQARDATSRLGQKAQPVVEATQEYIGGHPWQTVAISAGFGLVVGLLLGRRQ
- a CDS encoding carbon-nitrogen hydrolase family protein — protein: MPRSTVAALQIGSLPGGKAATLTQILDYEQAIQEAGASLVVMPEALLGGYPKGEGFGTQLGYRMPEGREAFARYFANAIDVPGPETETLAGLSARSGASLVIGVIERSGNTLYCTVLFFEPAAGLVAKHRKLMPTGTERLIWGKGDGSTLPVIESRAGRIGAAVCWENYMPLLRTAMYAKGVQLWCAPTVDERELWQVSMRHIAAEGRCFVISACQVQDSPAALGLELANWPAERPLINGGSVIVGPLGEVLAGPLVGERGLLCAEVDTDELVRARYDFDVVGHYARPDVFELSVDERPRPGVRFVG
- a CDS encoding LEA type 2 family protein, encoding MYARICLILLLTLGLNACALFQGRDPLNISVIGIDPLPGQDLELRMAVKIRVQNPNETPVDFNGIALNLEVNDQPLAAGVSDQRGHIGRYDEAVLVVPVSVTAFAFLRQAYGLSRVDSLQGLPYVLRGKLAGGPLGTVRFTDKGKLDLPATAGAGW
- a CDS encoding LysR family transcriptional regulator encodes the protein MLGQLHDPDLHLLRLFVTVVEAGGFSAAQGVLGLSQPSISQQMAKLETRLGYRLCSRGKGGFRLTEKGELLLQATRGLLLQIEQFRQQANGVAGRLLGSVRIGLAENQDRDVSLRLAQAIARFRQRNESVRLELTSAPPAELERLLLEQRLDCAISYFSGNQAAFDYLPLFEERQRLYCGKGHALFSQAQVTREQLLEADQVSHPYRFLKQGAPFQSRHSMAVAEQIDSALTFILSGRHIGFLPCHCAAPWEAQGLLRALDTSLDFVVPFTLARHRGQTPGEAQQAFMDDLRMTFGSR
- a CDS encoding extracellular solute-binding protein, which codes for MRSTLCLLSLLIALPLQAEEKVVNLYSWADYVAPQTLARFEKETGYKVRYDTFDTTEVLETKLLTGGSGYDVVVPSATVLARALKAGALQPLEAQAMPGYANLDPDLLAKLAEADPGNRHAVPYTWGTLGLGVNVEAVRQRLGDVPLDSLDLLFKPEYASRLKDCGIAMPDSPQEVIGVTLNYLGKDPYSQDKADLDAAQALLQQLQPSISYVANGRQINDLANGSVCLALTYNGDAAMAADQARRAGKPFELIYRIPREGTLVWQDNLVIPKDAPHPEAARAFIAFMLRPESVAALTNTLFFANANQAATPLVDAAIRNDPDIYPSAEVRQRLFADRSMALADLRQRNRLWTAFRSRQ
- the speB gene encoding agmatinase encodes the protein MDLAQDNDQAITRDSLYGTAAESTYAGITSFSRRRYSRDLRGVDVVVSGVPFDTATSNRPGARFGPRAIRAASVQQAWARHWPWTFDPFDHLAVIDYGDCAFDSGTPQSVPQSIEAHAEHILEAGCAMLTLGGDHFISYPLLKAHARRHGPLALVHFDAHSDTWPDEEGQRIDHGTMFWHAAREGLVDPARSVQIGLRTTNDDSQGFAILDARQVHRQGTEAIVAAIRQRVGERPVYLTFDIDCLDPAFAPGTGTPVCGGLSTVQALEILGGLRGINLVGMDLVEVAPAYDHADITALAGATLAMEMLCLYAARHKVDSAG